Proteins from one Octopus bimaculoides isolate UCB-OBI-ISO-001 chromosome 19, ASM119413v2, whole genome shotgun sequence genomic window:
- the LOC106867946 gene encoding buccalin — translation MKMWKITNISLVTLLLLHTVFTENSPDKKQLDQLSGKLNRELSLDHLANQLSENIEPLSNRLIGKRFLDPLASGLIGKRYLDPLASGLLGKRNSDVNTSKNHAGKSQKDGILSQTGKQHFDLLDRELIGKRYLDPLASGLIGKRYLDPLASGLIGKRYLDPLASGLLGKRDTHLDSKSDDYQGTDDNTSNDLAINDAGKRYLDPLASSIIGKRHLDPLASGLIGKRYLDPLASGLIGKRYLDPLASGLISKRYLDPLASGLIGKRYLDPLASGLIGKRYLDPLASGLXXXXXXXXXXXXXXXGKRYLDPLASGLISKRYLDPLASGLIGKRYLDPLASGLIGKRYLDPLASGLIGKRYLDPLASGLIGKRYLDPLASGLIGKRYLDPLASGLIGKRYLDPLASDLIGKRYLDPLASDLIGKRDVNPNSSKENSENSRSNVILDPTTNGSAMNKRYLDPLASGIIGKRQNEKLE, via the coding sequence attcacAGAAAACAGTCCAGACAAAAAGCAGCTGGATCAGTTATCTGGTAAGCTGAATAGAGAATTATCACTGGATCATTTAGCAAATCAATTAAGCGAGAATATTGAACCTCTGTCAAATCGTTTAATTGGAAAGCGTTTTCTGGATCCACTGGCCAGTGGTCTTATTGGTAAAAGATATCTTGATCCATTAGCCAGTGGACTACTTGGAAAAAGAAATTCAGACGTTAACACTAGTAAAAATCATGCAGGAAAGAGTCAAAAAGATGGAATCTTGAGTCAAACAGGGAAACAACATTTTGACCTGTTAGATAGAGAACTTATTGGTAAACGCTATCTTGACCCATTAGCTAGTGGTCTTATTGGCAAACGCTATCTAGACCCTTTGGCTAGTGGTCTCATTGGTAAAAGATATCTTGATCCATTGGCTAGTGGACTTCTTGGTAAAAGAGATACACACCTTGATTCGAAAAGCGATGACTATCAAGGGACGGATGACAACACATCTAATGATCTTGCTATTAATGATGCTGGAAAACGTTATCTTGATCCATTGGCTAGCAGTATCATAGGTAAACGACATCTTGATCCATTGGCCAGTGGACTAATTGGTAAACGATATCTTGATCCTTTGGCTAGTGGTCTCATCGGTAAACGATATCTTGATCCATTGGCTAGTGGTCTCATTAGTAAACGATATCTTGATCCATTAGCTAGTGGTCTTATTGGTAAACGATATCTTGATCCATTGGCTAGTGGTCTTATTGGTAAACGATATCTTGATCCATTGGCTAGTGGTCTCATNNNNNNNNNNNNNNNNNNNNNNNNNNNNNNNNNNNNNNNNNNCGGTAAACGATATCTTGATCCATTGGCTAGTGGTCTCATTAGTAAACGATATCTTGATCCATTAGCTAGTGGTCTTATTGGTAAACGATATCTTGATCCATTGGCGAGTGGTCTCATCGGTAAACGATATCTTGATCCATTGGCTAGTGGTCTTATTGGTAAACGATATCTTGATCCATTGGCAAGTGGTCTTATTGGTAAACGATATCTTGATCCATTGGCAAGTGGTCTTATTGGTAAACGATACCTAGATCCATTGGCCAGTGGACTAATTGGGAAACGATATCTTGACCCGTTGGCTAGTGATCTTATTGGAAAACGGTATCTTGATCCATTAGCCAGTGATCTTATTGGCAAAAGAGATGTGAACCCCAACTCTAGTAAAGAGAATTCTGAAAATAGCCGAAGTAATGTGATCTTGGATCCAACGACCAATGGCTCCGCTATGAATAAACGGTATCTTGATCCACTGGCAAGTGGAATCATtggaaaaagacaaaatgaaaagttGGAATAA